The Planctomycetota bacterium genome contains the following window.
GCGGCCTGCCGGTTTTCGTCGTCAACCTGCGGATGACCGAGCGGTCGCACCGGCGGTATCTCCGGATCCGCGGACTCATGCGGGCCGTCGTCTCCAGTTGCACCGCGATCGCCACCCAGGCGCCCGTTTACACGGAGCGCCTGGTCGGCCTCGGCGCCGACCCGGAGCGCGTGCGCGTCACGGGCCAGATGAAACACGACGCCGTCGCCTTCGCCGACGCGGTTCCGGGCGCGGAAGACCTTCGGCATTCGAGCGGCATCGCGCCGGGCGCCCCCGTCCTGGTGGCGGGGAGCACGGCCCCGGGCGAGGAGGCGATCCTCCTGGAGGCGTTTCGCGCGGTCCGCGAGCGCCGGCCGGCGGCGCGCCTCGTCATCGTCCCGCGCCGGCCGGAGAACTTCGACGCCGCCGCCGCAGCCATTCTCATCGCCGGGTTCAGCGTCCTCCGGCAGTCCACCGGCGAAACGACGGGATCCACACCCCCCGCGCCTGTTATCCTCGGCGACACGATGGGCGATCTTATGAAATGGTACGCCCTGGCGGACGTGGTGATCGTCGGACGGTCGTTTGCGCCCCTCGGCGGGTCGAACCCGATGGAACCCGGGTCGCTCGCCAAGCCCCTCCTGTGGGGACCTTACATGTTCAACTTCGCCGTCGAGGCCCGCGAGATGATCTCCGCCGGCGCCGCCCGCCAGGC
Protein-coding sequences here:
- a CDS encoding 3-deoxy-D-manno-octulosonic acid transferase; this encodes MMKASKSATGWLILVNAVYALAALIGWPVYLVLLALKPKYRRRCWERWGFVTRLPPAAERFWVHAISVGEVEAARTFVPALAEAFPDADIVLSTTTRTGRERAERLFPGRRIFHFPLDLAPCVWLALGRIRPTAVVQVESEWWPNFFLLARRRGLPVFVVNLRMTERSHRRYLRIRGLMRAVVSSCTAIATQAPVYTERLVGLGADPERVRVTGQMKHDAVAFADAVPGAEDLRHSSGIAPGAPVLVAGSTAPGEEAILLEAFRAVRERRPAARLVIVPRRPENFDAAAAAILIAGFSVLRQSTGETTGSTPPAPVILGDTMGDLMKWYALADVVIVGRSFAPLGGSNPMEPGSLAKPLLWGPYMFNFAVEAREMISAGAARQAADLPTLAQALEELLTHADRRREMGAAARSVIRRLQGATRRNVDLVRETLAAKEPQ